From Neodiprion pinetum isolate iyNeoPine1 chromosome 7, iyNeoPine1.2, whole genome shotgun sequence, a single genomic window includes:
- the Rpt2 gene encoding 26S proteasome regulatory subunit 4: protein MGQNQSGTGGTGGDKKDDKDKKKKYEPPIPTRVGKKKRRTKGPDAATKLPQVTPHTRCRLKLLKYERIKDYLLMEEEFIRNQERLKPQEEKNEEERSKVDDLRGTPMSVGTLEEIIDDNHAIVSTSVGSEHYVSILSFVDKDQLEPGCSVLLNHKVHAVVGVLGDDTDPMVTVMKLEKAPQETYADIGGLDTQIQEIKESVELPLTHPEYYEEMGIKPPKGVILYGLPGTGKTLLAKAVANQTSATFLRVVGSELIQKYLGDGPKLVRELFRVAEEHAPSIVFIDEIDAVGTKRYDSNSGGEREIQRTMLELLNQLDGFDSRGDVKVVMATNRIETLDPALIRPGRIDRKIEFPLPDEKTKRRIFSIHTSRMTLAPDVNLADLIMAKDDLSGADIKAICTEAGLMALRERRMKVTSDDFKKSKESVLYRKKEGSPEGLYL from the exons ATG GGTCAGAATCAGTCGGGAACAGGAGGTACGGGAGGGGACAAGAAGGATGACAaagacaagaagaagaagtacgAGCCCCCAATTCCTACGCGCGTAGGAAAGAAGAAACGACGAACCAAGGGACCGGACGCTGCGACAAAATTGCCCCAAGTCACGCCCCACACCAGGTGTCGCCTGAAGCTCTTGAAGTATGAAAGAATCAAGGATTACTTGTTGATGGAGGAGGAGTTCATTAGAAATCAGGAGCGACTTAAGCCGcaggaagagaaaaatgaagaggAGAGATCCAAGGTCGACGATCTTAGGGGAACGCCGATGTCGGTTGGGACATTGGAGGAAATAATTGACGACAATCACGCCATTGTTTCTACATCTGTAGGGTCCGAGCATTACGTGTCGATTTTGTCATTCGTTGACAAAGATCAGCTGGAGCCAGGATGTTCTGTTTTATTGAATCACAAGGTGCACGCCGTTGTTGGCGTCCTTGGCGATGACACGGATCCGATGGTAACAGTGATGAAGCTCGAGAAAGCTCCGCAAGAAACATACGCCGATATCGGAG GATTGGATACACAAATTCAGGAAATCAAAGAGTCGGTCGAATTGCCCCTCACTCATCCGGAATATTACGAAGAGATGGGAATCAAGCCCCCCAAGGGTGTTATACTCTACGGTTTACCGGGAACGGGTAAAACTCTTCTGGCCAAAGCAGTGGCCAATCAGACATCTGCGACTTTCCTGCGTGTTGTTGGTTCAGAATTGATCCAGAAGTATCTAGGGGATGGCCCGAAACTTGTCAGAGAGCTATTCAGAGTTGCTGAGGAACATGCTCCTTCTATCGTATTCATAGATGAAATTGACGCTGTTGGTACAAAACGATATGACAGCAACAGTGGAGGCGAAAGAGAAATCCAGCGTACTATGCTGGAGCTACTAAACCAACTTGACG GCTTTGACAGTCGTGGAGATGTCAAAGTAGTAATGGCAACTAATAGAATCGAAACTTTGGATCCGGCACTAATTCGACCCGGACGTATCGATAGAAAGATCGAGTTTCCCCTGCCAGATGAAAAAACCAAGAGGAGAATCTTTAGCATTCACACAAGTAGAATGACATTGGCACCAGATGTAAACCTGGCAGATCTCATCATGGCTAAAGATGACCTATCCGGAGCTGACATAAAG GCGATCTGTACCGAAGCTGGTCTCATGGCTTTACGAGAGCGCCGTATGAAGGTAACCAGCGACGACTTCAAGAAATCCAAGGAGAGTGTGTTGTACCGCAAGAAGGAAGGATCGCCTGAAggattatatttataa
- the Polr3F gene encoding DNA-directed RNA polymerase III subunit RPC6: MDVRGEFSSEREINRIVDVGESPEFIEEKIISLAQAKPKGISDKDISAEIPDLAPTRKAAAINKLLAQGYFDLFKQGGTLLYRLKDPSKAKSVKGADNEEKVVYNIIEEAGNKGIWIRDIRFKSNLMPTQLNKILKSLETKKFIKAVKSVAASKKKVYMLYNLEPDRSVTGGAWYQDQDFEAEFVDILNQQCYRFLEQKKDSTKNCKDGPIGARNIAFASSKEVWKFISDLGISKVKLSVEDLEMILNTLIYDGKVERTLSSDGSNLYRAVEPLLSPPGLIRTPCGVCPVRKNCCDVGEITPKKCHYIKEWLE, encoded by the exons ATGGATGTCAGAGGAGAATTCTCTAGTGAGCGAGAAATAAATAGAATTGTCGATGTGGGTGAATCGCCAGAATTTATCGAAGAAAA GATTATCTCCTTGGCTCAAGCAAAGCCGAAGGGCATCTCGGATAAAGACATATCTGCTGAGATTCCAGATCTGGCACCGACGCGGAAGGCGGCAGCGATAAACAAGCTATTGGCTCAGGGATACTTTGACTTATTCAAGCAGGGTGGAACTCTTCTTTACCGTTTGAAAGACCCGAGCAAGGCTAAATCGGTTAAAGGGGCAGACAACGAGGAGAAAGttgtttataatataatcgAAGAGGCTGGGAATAAGGGGATATGGATACGCGACATCAGGTTCAAATCCAATTTAATGCCGACGCagctgaataaaattttaaaaagtttggAAACTAAGAAGTTCATTAAAGCTGTGAAGTCGGTAGCGGCTAGCAAGAAGAAGGTATATATGCTTTACAACTTGGAGCCTGACAGATCTGTGACCGGAGGCGCGTGGTACCAGGATCAAGACTTTGAGGCAGAATTCGTCGATATTCTAAACCAGCAGTGTTACAGATTTTTGGAGCAAAAAAAAGACAGTACAAAAAACTGCAAGGATGGTCCTATCGGTGCAAGAAATATAGCTTTTGCGTCGTCGAAAGAAGTTTGGAAATTCATTTCCGATCTGGGAATAAGCAAG GTTAAGCTTTCCGTGGAGGATCTGGAAATGATTTTGAATACCCTTATCTACGACGGCAAAGTGGAAAGAACTCTGTCAAGCGACGGAAGCAACTTGTACCGAGCGGTCGAACCGTTGCTCAGCCCTCCAGGATTAATTAGAACACCTTGCGGTGTTTGTCCG GTGAGAAAAAACTGCTGCGACGTGGGAGAAATAACGCCAAAGAAATGTCACTACATCAAGGAATGGTTGGAGTGA